A portion of the Myripristis murdjan chromosome 13, fMyrMur1.1, whole genome shotgun sequence genome contains these proteins:
- the bach1a gene encoding transcription regulator protein BACH1a, which translates to MSLQASRMSVFTFQSAVHCAHVLQCLNEQRQQDVLCDVTVLVGGTSFRAHCSVLASCSDYFHSRVTSITRQNPIITLPDEVTVEGFEPLLQFAYTSKLLFTKENIHAIHRSAEFLGFHNLESACFDFLIPKFTEDGKPTQEVRRKGCCQSRDPSVGLGPSVESSQPKSLESHSSVPSGGDVQIDFPSQCPQSTQGQTSRGDDHFCLENCGPQMPSLSLRLTTSGVCPMLSAACPDTNKADSSPPLEIGSACNQNELSLVDCALSCELSNPEGVNSPELIQPAGRDVNQTVETLGVETNCNPAPCPLDTSGAEGSSELLEQSEAGLEQRMDGDLSDPVLTGLSHEEGFGERSSVEREVAEHLAKGFWPDLCPSQAQTLSLDPIDQSNLAKASDFHWLKQLDLSSSTGDCPFLRDLAAGDDQAPGTDSLSQSEKSPYMSSSLNSGEDSDLDTDGDTEANNKRAEEVQLPFPVEQISTLSRSAFQQLLRHQHLTPDQLEFVHDVRRRSKNRVAAQRCRKRKLDSIYKLECEINTLRGEKERLMHERTQLEQNLEETRQSLCGLCKSVSIESGPDQDHSQLLAKLSSPDFPISDLLTPMSSPGLLGKDQDSQTAMDMVSCPSECNASGPTANSVQTNPQTEEGGSPQSCPVSLLNACLDMNNNL; encoded by the exons ATGTCACTCCAGGCCTCTCGTATGTCAGTGTTCACCTTTCAGTCTGCAGTGCACTGCGCCCACGTCCTCCAGTGTCTCAACGAGCAGAGGCAGCAGGACGTCCTGTGCGATGTGACCGTATTGGTCGGGGGCACGAGTTTCCGCGCCCACTGCTCTGTCCTGGCATCGTGCAGCGACTATTTCCACAGCAGGGTCACCAGTATCACCAGGCAGAATCCCATAATCACCTTACCCGATGAG GTGACAGTGGAGGGATTTGAACCCTTGCTACAATTTGCCTACACATCAAAGCTGCTGTTCACCAAAGAAAACATCCACGCCATCCACAGAAGTGCTGAGTTTTTAGGTTTTCATAACTTGGAGTCGGCATGCTTTGATTTCCTCATCCCAAAGTTTACTGAAGACGGCAAACCAACACAGGAGGTCAGGCGAAAAGGCTGTTGTCAGAGTAGAGACCCCAGTGTTGGTTTAGGGCCCAGTGTAGAGAGCAGCCAGCCTAAATCACTAGAGTCCCACAGCTCAGTGCCTTCAGGAGGAGATGTGCAAATAGACTTCCCATCACAGTGTCCGCAGAGCACACAGGGTCAGACCAGCAGAGGGGATGACCACTTCTGTTTGGAGAACTGCGGCCCACAAATGCCCTCCTTATCCCTGAGGCTAACGACGAGTGGTGTGTGCCCCATGTTGTCTGCGGCATGTCCAGACACCAACAAAGCagactcctctcctcctttagAAATAGGTAGTGCGTGCAATCAGAATGAGTTGAGCTTGGTCGACTGTGCCCTATCCTGTGAGCTGTCAAACCCTGAAGGTGTGAACTCGCCAGAGCTCATTCAGCCAGCAGGCAGAGATGTAAACCAGACTGTTGAGACACTTGGTGTTGAAACGAACTGTAACCCCGCTCCATGTCCCCTTGACACATCTGGGGCAGAGGGTAGTAGCGAGTTATTAGAGCAGAGTGAGGCTGGCCTAGAACAGAGAATGGATGGTGATCTCTCAGACCCTGTACTGACTGGTCTAAGTCATGAAGAGGGATTTGGGGAGAGGAGCAGCGTGGAGAGAGAGGTGGCTGAGCATCTGGCTAAGGGATTTTGGCCCGACCTATGCCCATCTCAGGCTCAGACACTCTCCCTGGATCCCATTGACCAAAGCAATCTGGCAAAAGCTTCAGACTTTCATTGGCTTAAGCAGCTGGACCTGAGCTCCAGCACAGGGGACTGTCCCTTCCTCAGGGACCTTGCAGCAGGTGATGACCAGGCTCCAGGGACTGACAGCCTGTCCCAGTCAGAGAAGAGTCCCTACATGTCGTCCTCCCTCAACTCAGGGGAGGATTCAGACCTGGACACAGATGGTGATACTGAGGCTAACAACAAAAGAGCAGAAGAG GTGCAGCTGCCATTCCCGGTGGAGCAGATCTCGACACTGAGCCGCAGTGCCTTCCAGCAGCTTCTGAGACACCAACACCTGACCCCGGATCAGCTAGAGTTTGTGCACGACGTCCGGCGACGAAGCAAAAACCGTGTGGCTGCTCAGCGCTGCAGAAAGAGGAAGCTAGACAGTATATACAAGCTAGAGTGTGAAATCAACACATTG AGAGGTGAGAAAGAGCGGCTGATGCATGAGCGAACTCAGCTGGAGCAGAACCTGGAGGAGACGCGTCAGAGCCTCTGTGGGCTGTGTAAGAGCGTCAGCATCGAGTCCGGCCCCGACCAGGACCACTCGCAGCTTCTCGCCAAGCTCTCCTCCCCAGACTTCCCCATCTCAGACCTGCTCACACCCATGTCCTCTCCCGGCCTCCTAGGCAAAGATCAGGACTCCCAGACTGCCATGGACATGGTAAGCTGTCCCTCAGAGTGTAATGCAAGTGGACCAACTGCAAACTCAGTCCAGACCAACCCACAGACAGAAGAGGGAGGCTCCCCACAGAGCTGCCCCGTCTCCCTCCTCAATGCCTGCCTGGACATGAACAACAACTTATAA
- the usp16 gene encoding ubiquitin carboxyl-terminal hydrolase 16, producing MGKKRGKDATHREEDDSDVTGLSCSHVKKGIDHSFLKKCAGALNWTVCQDCKEDEQPGTGLPQEEEEEEETPTIWMCLKCGHRGCGRNSENKHAIKHFETARSDPHCLVASMDNWSVWCYICDDEVQYSRTGHVAQLVTNIKKQLTSASTKRAAQRKLKVENSALEEEQKTKTVKPEESEDQENKENQKKNSKKENAVKSPKPGTAEGRSTASVKGLSNLGNTCFFNAVIQNLSQTQLLRQTLNKVTEEKPSLSITPGASSDLEPITVQLDQPGSLTLAMCQLLNDIQESKKGVITPRELFTQVCKKAARFKGFQQQDSQELLRYLLDGMRAEEIKRINSGILEALKKSGKDGDGEQLKTLVKEYEKKGSPKNFVDHVFGGEMTSTVMCQECKTVSLVTEMFLDLSLPVSDEAYRKKNQKKGAQRASESSQDGRNSPALTNGNDDIPTGAGSKYQQKKAKKQAKKQAKNQRRQQRLGGKVTLDSLTSASCAEKTQTDPADAKDQENADNGTQEEASERSSAEMGDSEKKPEMLKAGEKDEEEEEEEEDSVIDGDSSATSSASNRFTVLSEDRHSKDGVLEDEKTSDMDQEAEEDEQLAGEIQKMALNDAFMEDAEGAEGSMESEDTPPEAKEYTVVNQDPELAFHTLAARTAPEKQECSVQSCLFQFTEVETLTHNNSLLCVTCTKRQPHTSSSQGSKKNVYTDALKQMLISSPPPVLTLHLKRFQQNGYSICKVNRHVQFPLVLDLAPYCALNCKNVTEGETQVLYSLYGIVEHSGTMRSGHYTAYVKVRPQCPTSSSNGFTAQGDAEPPKGSWYHISDTSVQPVTESKVQGSQAYLLFYERIP from the exons ATGGGGaagaaaagaggcaaagacgcgactcacagagaggaggatgacTCGGACGTGACAG GTCTGTCGTGCAGCCACGTCAAGAAGGGCATCGACCACAGCTTCCTGAAGAAATGTGCCGGGGCTTTGAACTGGACCGTCTGCCAGGACTGTAAAGAGGACGAGCAGCCCGGCACAGGCCtgccacaggaggaggaggaggaggaggagacgccAACCATATGGATGTGCTTGAAATGTGGACAcaga GGCTGTGGACGAAACTCTGAGAACAAACACGCAATCAAACATTTCGAGACGGCCAGGTCTGATCCGCACTGCCTGGTGGCCAGCATGGACAACTGGAGTGTGTG GTGCTACATATGTGATGATGAGGTCCAGTACTCCAGGACGGGACATGTGGCTCAGCTGGTGACCAACATCAAAAAGCAGCTCACCTCCGCCTCCacaaagagagcagcacagagaa AGCTCAAGGTGGAGAACAGCGCGTTGGAAGAAGAGCAAAAGACCAAGACTGTGAAACCAGAGGAAAGCGAGGACCAAGAAAACAAGGAGAAtcagaagaaaaacagcaaaaaggaGAACGCTGTGAAATCGCCGAAGCCTGGCACGGCTGAGGGCAGAAGTACGGCTTCAGTGAAGGGACTGAGCAATCTGGGAAACACTTGTTTCTTTAATGCAGTCATTCAG AACCTCTCCCAAACGCAGCTCTTAAGGCAGACGCTCAATAAAGTGACAGAAGAGAAGCCGAGCCTCAGTATCACACCTGGTGCCTCCTCAGACCTG GAGCCAATCACGGTCCAGCTGGATCAGCCTGGATCCCTCACTCTGGCCATGTGCCAGCTGCTCAATGATATTCAGGAATCCAAGAAGGGTGTCATAACACCTCGGGAGCTGTTCACACAAGTTTGTAAAAA GGCTGCAAGGTTCAAAGGATTTCAGCAGCAGGATAGCCAGGAGCTCCTGCGCTACCTACTGGATGGGATGCGAGCTGAGGAGATCAAA AGAATAAACTCTGGGATTTTGGAGGCACTGAAAAAATCTGGGAAAGATGGAGACGGAGAACAGTTGAAAACATTAGTTAAAG AATACGAGAAAAAAGGATCGCCCAAGAACTTCGTCGACCACGTTTTCGGCGGCGAAATGACCAGTACTGTAATGTGTCAGGAGTGTAAAACG GTGTCATTAGTCACAGAGATGTTTTTGGATCTTTCCCTCCCTGTTTCGGACGAG GCGTATAGGAAAAAGAACCAGAAAAAAGGAGCTCAGAGGGCCAGTGAGTCGAGCCAGGACGGCAGAAACAGCCCCGCTTTGACCAATGGAAATGATGACATCCCCACTGGGGCTGGCAGCAAGTACCAGCAGAAGAAAGCCAAGAAGCAGGCAAAGAAGCAAGCAAAG AATCAACGGAGGCAGCAGAGGCTTGGGGGGAAGGTCACTTTGGATAGTCTTACATCTGCGAGCTGCGCTGAGAAGACGCAGACAGATCCTGCAGACGCAAAGGATCAGGAAAATGCCGATAATGGGACTCAAGAAGAGGCGAGTGAAAGAAGCAGTGCAGAAATGGGCGACTCTGAAAAGAAGCCTGAGATGCTCAAGGCCGGGGAaaaagacgaggaggaagaggaggaggaggaggattcaGTGATCGACGGCGACTCATCTGCCACGTCATCGGCCAGCAATCGTTTTACCGTCTTATCAGAGGACCGGCACTCGAAGGACGGCGTCTTGGAAGACGAAAAAACGTCCGACATGGATCAAGAAGCAGAGGAGGACGAGCAGCTGGCGGGTGAAATACAGAAAATGGCGCTGAACGACGCCTTCATGGAAGACGCCGAGGGTGCGGAAGGAAGCATGGAGAGCGAGGACACGCCGCCGGAGGCCAAAGAGTATACCGTCGTGAACCAAGACCCGGAGCTGGCCTTCCACACGCTGGCTGCCCGGACGGCCCCGGAGAAGCAGGAGTGCTCGGTGCAGTCGTGCCTCTTCCAGTTCACAGAGGTGGAAACCCTCACGCACAACAACAGCCTGCTGTGTGTCACGTGCACCAAACGGCAGCCGCACACAAGCAGCTCTCAAG GATCCAAGAAGAATGTTTACACCGATGCCTTAAAGCAAATGCTCATCTCCTCTCCGCCGCCTGTCCTCACTCTTCATTTAAAGAGATTTCAACAG AACGGCTACAGCATCTGTAAGGTGAACAGACACGTCCAGTTCCCTCTGGTGTTGGATCTAGCTCCGTACTGCGCTCTGAACTGCAAG AacgtgacagagggagagacacaggtTTTGTACAGCCTCTATGGTATTGTAGAGCACAGCGGAACAATGAGATCAGGCCATTATACGGCCTACGTCAAAGTGCGACCTCAGTGCCCGACATCCTCGTCCAATGGATTCACAGCACAAG GAGACGCAGAGCCACCCAAAGGATCCTGGTATCATATCAGTGACACTAGTGTTCAGCCTGTGACTGAGAGCAAAGTCCAGGGTTCCCAAGCCTACCTCCTCTTCTATGAAAGGATCCCTTAA